The following proteins come from a genomic window of Oricola thermophila:
- the dndC gene encoding DNA phosphorothioation system sulfurtransferase DndC yields MDGAEALALEDERTALFDAIRSDLLDEYRQNHDWPWIIGYSGGKDSTLVTHLVFEMLLSLPPSQRSRPVHIVANDTLVESPLVVQHIIESIEEIKNAANAFGLPIITKITRPAPDQSFWVNLIGRGYPSPNRSFRWCTDRMKILPTSRYIKSQVDAAGQVILLLGVRRSESSTRAASVGRYDNGERLNKHNDLVGCMVFRPIVELHTDDVWEFLALNEPPWGGSHLKLIGLYRNASGGECPVVTSKDDAPSCGTTSSRFGCWTCTVVEKDRSLEGFVESGYAEFTPLLDFRDWLASIRNDKERRQARRRDGRITITEGGTFIPGPFTLQTRAEIFERLRNLEAETGQRLISDEEVDLIHQLWSEEIADHGKARSLNVREVVKGK; encoded by the coding sequence ATGGATGGCGCTGAAGCACTCGCACTCGAAGATGAACGCACAGCCCTCTTTGATGCCATAAGGTCTGACCTCCTTGATGAGTATCGCCAAAACCATGACTGGCCTTGGATCATCGGATACTCGGGAGGGAAAGACAGCACTCTGGTGACACATCTAGTGTTTGAGATGTTGCTGTCATTACCGCCCTCACAACGTTCTCGCCCCGTGCACATCGTTGCCAACGACACGCTGGTGGAAAGCCCGCTTGTGGTTCAACACATCATCGAGAGCATCGAAGAGATCAAAAACGCAGCCAACGCGTTCGGCCTGCCAATCATCACCAAAATTACACGACCTGCTCCGGATCAGTCCTTTTGGGTAAACTTGATCGGACGCGGCTACCCGTCGCCCAACCGGTCCTTCCGGTGGTGTACCGACCGTATGAAAATCCTTCCCACCAGCCGCTACATCAAAAGCCAAGTTGATGCGGCTGGTCAGGTAATACTGCTGCTTGGCGTGCGCAGATCGGAAAGCTCAACGCGCGCCGCTTCTGTTGGCCGCTACGACAACGGTGAGCGTCTCAACAAGCACAACGATTTAGTCGGGTGCATGGTGTTTCGCCCGATCGTTGAGCTTCATACAGATGATGTGTGGGAGTTTCTTGCATTGAACGAACCACCATGGGGGGGCTCACATCTAAAGTTGATCGGGCTTTACAGAAACGCAAGCGGCGGGGAGTGTCCGGTTGTCACGTCGAAGGATGACGCCCCATCTTGCGGCACCACGTCATCGCGCTTCGGCTGCTGGACATGCACGGTAGTGGAGAAAGACCGAAGCCTCGAAGGATTTGTTGAGTCCGGCTATGCCGAGTTTACACCGCTTCTGGACTTCCGAGATTGGCTTGCCTCTATTCGAAACGACAAGGAGCGCCGGCAAGCTAGGCGACGTGATGGGCGCATCACAATTACCGAAGGTGGCACGTTTATTCCTGGGCCGTTCACGCTTCAGACCAGGGCTGAGATATTTGAACGTCTGCGCAACTTGGAAGCAGAGACCGGACAACGCTTGATCAGTGACGAAGAAGTTGACCTTATTCACCAACTTTGGTCAGAAGAGATCGCTGACCATGGTAAAGCAAGATCTTTGAATGTTCGCGAAGTCGTGAAGGGGAAGTAG
- the dndD gene encoding DNA sulfur modification protein DndD, translating to MHISQITLRDWKAYTSANFDFPAPTKDKNIILIGAPNGYGKTSLFEAIVLGMFGRDGLPLIARSPFSGVDKERLAISYKNFLEKALHRGATAAGRTSCSVKLVFTDENDEPLEIQRIWHFSDSGVYRPQDEEIHIYEGSTRKAVGPGALQGNDRADWFREYIAENLLPFTLAHFFLFDGEQVSVLAEREMSAQVRAGIEGLLGIPVLKQLAKDLRSYAEVRRRESPNVSDKTIEKLELERHTLNFEYEKKATRLTEIEPRRAALREEQEHLIRELASFGAGSQALLQEQFEQIKNYERAIEDGHARLEELMMKDLALALSGLSLRKSVKSRLLREGVLERWESGKNQGDSNLERFLSSVQAGMHAITPSLSDGQRESVLNIARNAWEKLWYPPPDNCADEYLHPYLNELERSKVIDRLNELDELGAPGIVELLNSIAANEESLKRLQDEVTRTEAVAPHIDKKRERLTRVNEELQQYDQEIGALKREMASLESQINQKNTELTKLSGQLDQAAPSARRAARANKVALMVDEIVAKAVPSQIDAIAAAMTEAHRAMAHKKDLVERIAIDENCDVKLLNADDMDLRGYDLSAGEKQIFTQALISAVSSVSGRGFPMVVDTPLGRLDIEHRKGVLNHLVQRNHQVILLSTDTEVVGEYLREIAPHVQKKYLVHFERVGDIGQSSVRLGYFEDMEGQA from the coding sequence ATGCACATTTCACAGATTACGCTCCGGGATTGGAAAGCCTACACGTCTGCCAATTTCGACTTCCCTGCGCCGACCAAGGATAAGAATATTATTCTGATCGGCGCTCCCAACGGTTACGGTAAGACGAGCCTTTTCGAAGCCATTGTTCTTGGCATGTTCGGGCGGGATGGCCTGCCGCTCATCGCGCGCTCGCCGTTTTCAGGCGTAGATAAGGAACGCCTTGCCATCTCCTACAAGAACTTTCTCGAAAAAGCCCTGCATCGTGGCGCGACCGCGGCGGGCCGCACGTCATGCTCGGTCAAACTGGTCTTCACCGACGAAAATGATGAGCCGTTGGAGATCCAACGTATCTGGCATTTCAGCGATTCCGGCGTCTATCGCCCGCAGGACGAAGAGATTCACATCTATGAAGGCTCAACCCGCAAGGCGGTCGGACCTGGAGCATTGCAAGGCAATGACCGCGCGGATTGGTTCCGCGAGTACATTGCCGAGAACCTTCTTCCCTTCACGCTCGCGCATTTCTTCTTGTTCGACGGCGAACAAGTGAGCGTGCTGGCCGAGCGTGAGATGTCCGCGCAGGTGCGGGCCGGGATCGAAGGCCTCCTTGGCATTCCGGTGCTGAAGCAGCTTGCCAAAGACTTGCGGTCCTATGCAGAAGTTCGGCGCAGGGAATCGCCCAATGTTTCCGACAAGACCATCGAGAAGTTGGAGCTTGAGCGCCATACGCTGAATTTTGAGTATGAAAAGAAGGCGACGCGCCTGACGGAAATCGAGCCGCGCCGCGCCGCGCTAAGAGAAGAGCAAGAGCATCTGATCCGTGAGCTGGCAAGCTTCGGCGCAGGCTCGCAGGCGCTTCTTCAGGAGCAATTCGAGCAAATCAAGAACTATGAGCGGGCCATTGAAGATGGTCATGCGCGGCTCGAAGAGTTGATGATGAAAGATTTGGCTCTGGCGCTCTCAGGCCTCAGTCTCCGAAAGAGCGTCAAATCTAGGCTTCTGAGGGAGGGCGTGCTCGAGCGATGGGAAAGCGGCAAGAACCAAGGCGATAGCAATCTCGAGCGGTTCCTGTCCTCCGTCCAGGCAGGCATGCACGCGATCACCCCCTCCTTGAGCGATGGACAGCGTGAAAGCGTTCTCAATATTGCGCGTAATGCCTGGGAAAAGCTCTGGTATCCACCGCCGGACAACTGCGCCGATGAATATCTGCATCCCTATCTGAATGAGCTGGAGCGCTCGAAGGTCATCGACCGGCTGAATGAGCTGGATGAACTTGGCGCGCCTGGAATTGTCGAACTCTTGAACTCCATCGCGGCGAACGAGGAATCTCTGAAACGCCTGCAAGATGAGGTGACGCGCACAGAAGCGGTCGCTCCGCATATCGATAAGAAGCGCGAGCGCCTCACCCGAGTGAATGAAGAGCTCCAGCAATATGATCAGGAAATTGGCGCGCTGAAACGCGAGATGGCGTCTTTGGAGAGCCAGATCAACCAGAAGAACACGGAACTGACAAAGCTCTCCGGCCAGCTTGATCAAGCCGCGCCATCTGCAAGGCGCGCGGCACGTGCAAACAAGGTCGCGCTGATGGTGGATGAGATAGTTGCAAAGGCCGTCCCAAGCCAGATTGATGCCATTGCAGCTGCGATGACCGAGGCGCACCGCGCTATGGCGCACAAGAAGGATTTGGTGGAGCGGATTGCGATTGATGAGAACTGCGATGTGAAGCTGCTGAATGCCGATGACATGGATTTGCGCGGCTATGATCTATCGGCAGGTGAGAAACAGATTTTTACCCAAGCCTTGATCTCGGCGGTTTCGTCGGTCTCCGGGCGTGGCTTCCCAATGGTGGTAGATACTCCGCTCGGGAGGCTAGATATCGAGCACCGCAAGGGCGTACTCAATCATCTGGTGCAGCGGAACCACCAAGTCATCCTACTCTCGACCGACACGGAAGTGGTTGGTGAGTATCTGCGCGAAATCGCACCGCATGTTCAGAAGAAGTACTTGGTTCATTTCGAGCGGGTTGGTGACATCGGACAATCGAGCGTCAGGCTAGGTTATTTCGAAGATATGGAAGGCCAAGCATGA